In Erigeron canadensis isolate Cc75 chromosome 6, C_canadensis_v1, whole genome shotgun sequence, the following are encoded in one genomic region:
- the LOC122603364 gene encoding vacuolar-sorting receptor 6-like — MNMKVVSLAWVCLVTIMVTKETEGRFVVEKSSISVLSPSDLQSKHDAAIGNFGVPDYGGSMVGSVVYPKKPMSVYGCSQFEGDRPFKSKSSSRHTILLLDRGECYFALKAWNAQLAGAAALIVADTIDEPLLTMDSPEASSIADDFIDKLSIPSALIHKSFAQSIKDALQKGDQEVLLKLDWSESLPHPDKRVEYELWTNSNDECGVRCDDQMNFIKNFKGHAQIMERNGYTMFTPHYITWYCPKPFVLSNQCKSQCINNGRYCAPDPEQDFGEGYNGKDVVFENLRQLCVHRVANETNRSWVWWDYVTDFHIRCSMKKKRYSKECAEDVIKSLGLPSEKIQKCMGDPEADVENEVLKFEQDSQVGRGSRGDVTILPTLVINNVQYRGKLERTAVLRAICAGFKESTEPPICLSADLETNECLERNGGCWIDSKNGISACKDTFRGRVCECPTINGVQYRGDGYTSCEAFGAARCTVNNGGCWSDIRDGKKFSACSVSNITGCSCPQGFFGDGHTCIDIDECHEGIACKCDGCKCKNTYGGYDCKCKGDKLYIADQDTCIERKASKYAWFISLLVLGVVASAGLAGYIFYRYRLRAYMDSEIMAIMSQYMPLDNQHQNQVVNHENEPLHQTSTV; from the exons ATGAATATGAAGGTGGTGAGTTTGGCATGGGTGTGTTTAGTGACAATTATGGTTACGAAAGAAACCGAGGGGAGGTTCGTGGTGGAAAAGAGTAGTATAAGTGTTCTTTCACCAAGTGATCTTCAGTCTAAACATGATGCTGCTATAGGCAACTTTGGAGTCCCTGATTATGGTGGCTCCATGGTCGGCTCGGTTGTTTATCCTAAGAAACCAATGTCGGTTTATGGTTGTTCGCAGTTTGAAGGGGATAGACCGTTCAAGTCCAAGTCGTCTTCTCGGCATACTATTCTTCTTCTTGATCGTGGAG AATGCTACTTTGCTTTAAAGGCATGGAATGCACAACTAGCAGGTGCTGCAGCTCTAATAGTAGCCGATACCATAGATGAGCCTCTCTTAACGATGGACTCACCAGAGGCCAGCTCAATCGCCGACGACTTCATAGACAAGCTCTCAATTCCATCTGCATTAATACACAAATCTTTTGCTCAGTCCATAAAAGATGCTTTGCAAAAAGGTGACCAAGAAGTCCTATTAAAACTCGACTGGTCAGAGTCTTTACCTCACCCAGACAAGAGGGTCGAGTATGAGTTATGGACCAACAGCAACGACGAGTGTGGGGTCCGTTGTGATGATCAAATGAACTTcatcaaaaatttcaaaggACATGCTCAAATAATGGAGAGAAATGGTTACACTATGTTCACCCCTCATTACATAACATGGTACTGTCCTAAACCGTTTGTTTTGAGCAATCAGTGTAAGTCTCAGTGTATCAATAATGGACGATATTGTGCACCGGATCCTGAGCAGGATTTTGGAGAAGGGTATAACGGGAAGGATGTTGTTTTCGAGAATTTAAGGCAGCTTTGTGTACATCGAGTTGCTAATGAGACCAACAGGTCTTGGGTGTGGTGGGATTATGTGACAGATTTCCATATCAGGTGTTCcatgaagaaaaaaagatataGCAAAGAATGTGCTGAAGATGTCATCAAGTCTCTTG gACTTCCTAGTGAAAAGATACAAAAATGCATGGGTGACCCTGAAGCTGATGTTGAGAATGAAGTACTAAAATTCGAGCAAGATTCACAG GTTGGACGAGGATCGCGTGGTGATGTAACTATCTTGCCAACCTTGGTGATTAATAATGTTCAGTATCGAG GAAAACTGGAGAGAACTGCTGTATTACGAGCCATATGTGCAGGATTTAAGGAGTCAACCGAGCCTCCTATATGCTTAAGTGCAG ATCTTGAAACAAACGAGTGTCTTGAAAGAAATGGGGGTTGTTGGATCGACTCAAAGAATGGCATAAGTGCTTGCAAG GACACTTTTAGGGGGAGAGTATGTGAATGCCCTACGATTAATGGTGTGCAATATAGAGGAGACGGATACACATCTTGTGAAG CCTTTGGAGCTGCAAGATGTACAGTCAACAATGGAGGATGCTGGTCTGATATAAGGGATGGAAAGAAATTTTCAGCTTGCTCG GTGTCTAATATCACTGGTTGTAGTTGTCCTCAAGGTTTTTTTGGAGATGGGCATACTTGTatag ATATCGACGAGTGCCACGAAGGTATAGCTTGTAAATGTGATGGCTGCAAGTGTAAGAACACTTACGGTGGATACGACTGCAAATGCAAAGGGGACAAACTATATATTGCAGATCAGGACACATGTATTG AACGAAAGGCTTCAAAGTATGCTTGGTTCATTAGTTTATTGGTACTTGGAGTGGTCGCGAGTGCTGGTTTAGCGGGCTACATTTTCTATAGATACAGACTAAGG GCATACATGGACTCGGAGATAATGGCAATCATGTCTCAGTACATGCCTCTTGACAACCAGCACCAAAATCAAGTGGTAAATCACGAAAACGAACCTCTGCATCAAACATCAACCGTATAA
- the LOC122603855 gene encoding cationic amino acid transporter 5, which translates to MTSSPQTITNEPQYSYFRWTKQDFFPEQSFKNWGTYKHALSHTYSRFKDRLLTRSEDAEEIETLRKQSENDMKRCLNWWDLMWFGFGAVIGAGIFILTGQEANKNAGPAIVLSYVASGFSAMLSVFCYTEFAIEIPVAGGSFAYLRVELGDFAAFITAGNILLECILGGAAVGRSWTSYFTSLLNRETNSLRIHTNLAEGYNLLDPIAVVVLAIAATIAMSSTRNTSYVNWIASAVNTLVILFVIIAGFLHADVSNMKPFAPYGVEGVFRAAAIVYFAYGGFDAIATMAEETKNPARDIPLGLLGSMSIITIIYCLMALSLSMMQKYTDIDQNAPYPVAFESVGLKWAKYLVALGALKGMTTVLLVGALGQARYITHIARAHMIPPWFALVHPKTQTPINATLLVTISSACIAFFSSLDILASLLSVSTLFVFMMMAVALLVRRYYAKGVTPRPNLLKLVGFLSIIIVSSIGISACWGLKSGWVGYAVTVPLWFLGTLGISLLLPQQRTPKVWGVPLVPWLPSLSIATNLFLMGSLGYIAFIRFGICTGIMLLYYVLFGLHATYDMAHQEPELKPDGIKEDNDGKALA; encoded by the coding sequence atgaCTTCATCACCACAAACCATAACTAATGAACCACAATATTCCTACTTTAGATGGACAAAACAAGATTTTTTTCCAGAACAATCATTCAAAAACTGGGGTACTTACAAGCATGCCTTGTCACATACTTACTCTCGTTTCAAGGACCGCCTTCTAACTCGATCTGAAGATGCCGAGGAGatcgaaacacttagaaaaCAAAGCGAAAACGATATGAAACGATGCTTAAACTGGTGGGACTTAatgtggtttggttttggtGCTGTCATTGGTGCAGGCATATTTATTCTTACTGGCCAAGAAGCCAACAAGAACGCCGGGCCAGCTATCGTTTTGTCTTACGTAGCATCCGGTTTTTCAGCTATGCTTTCGGTTTTTTGTTACACAGAATTCGCTATAGAAATACCCGTGGCGGGTGGCTCTTTTGCATACCTTAGAGTAGAGCTAGGAGACTTTGCAGCTTTTATTACTGCTGGAAATATTCTGCTAGAGTGCATCTTGGGTGGGGCGGCTGTTGGGCGATCATGGACGTCATATTTTACTAGTCTTTTGAACCGTGAAACGAATTCTTTGAGAATTCATACGAATCTTGCTGAAGGGTATAATCTTTTAGACCCTATTGCAGTTGTTGTACTTGCAATTGCGGCTACAATTGCTATGAGTAGTACACGAAACACCTCGTATGTTAACTGGATTGCATCCGCGGTCAACACCCTagtgattttatttgtaatcaTCGCTGGGTTTTTGCACGCGGACGTTTCTAATATGAAGCCCTTTGCACCTTATGGCGTTGAGGGTGTGTTTCGGGCTGCAGCAATTGTTTATTTTGCTTATGGAGGGTTCGATGCAATTGCAACTATGGCAGAGGAAACTAAAAACCCTGCTCGAGATATACCTTTGGGTTTACTTGGGTCTATGTCGATAATTACAATAATTTATTGTTTGATGGCACTTTCGTTAAGTATGATGCAAAAGTACACAGATATTGACCAGAATGCACCCTATCCGGTTGCATTCGAGAGCGTAGGGTTGAAATGGGCCAAGTATCTAGTGGCTTTAGGTGCACTTAAGGGTATGACCACGGTTCTATTGGTTGGTGCCCTTGGACAAGCTCGATATATAACTCATATCGCACGAGCCCATATGATACCTCCATGGTTCGCTTTGGTCCATCCAAAGACCCAAACTCCAATAAACGCTACTTTGTTAGTGACGATTTCTAGTGCTTGTATAGCATTTTTTTCGAGTTTGGACATTTTGGCTTCTTTACTATCTGTGAGCACGCTCTTTGTTTTCATGATGATGGCGGTTGCACTTCTCGTTCGGAGGTATTATGCAAAAGGGGTTACTCCAAGACCGAATCTACTCAAACTAGTCGGGTTTTTGTCAATAATCATCGTGTCATCAATTGGGATTTCGGCTTGTTGGGGGTTAAAATCAGGTTGGGTGGGTTATGCTGTGACGGTTCCTTTATGGTTTTTAGGAACACTTGGGATTTCGTTGTTGTTGCCACAACAGCGAACCCCAAAAGTGTGGGGAGTGCCCCTAGTTCCATGGCTCCCCTCACTTTCGATAGCAACAAATTTGTTTCTAATGGGGTCATTGGGGTACATTGCTTTTATTCGCTTCGGAATTTGTACTGGAATTATGTTGTTGTACTATGTGTTGTTTGGTCTCCATGCCACTTACGATATGGCACATCAGGAACCCGAGCTTAAACCAGATGGTATAAAGGAAGACAATGACGGAAAAGCGTTGGCTTAG